GGGTCGTCCGCGCCCTGGCCACGCGACTGACGGGCGAAGTGATGACGTCCACGGACGACGTGCCGTCCGGCGGTTCGCGCCGCTTCAGGAAGAGGAGGTGACCAGATGAGCAGTCTCGCCGACCGCCTCAACGCGGCTCGCAAGCGTCAGGACGGTGGCCTCGGGTCCGACGAGTCCGACTCCGAGGGTGACTTCGAGGCCAGCGACGATGAGCTCGCCGAGCTCATCATCGGCGGCCCCGCCTCCGCCACGATCGCCGCGCCTGCTGCGCCGCCGGCCCCTGCTGCGGTCCCGACGACGCTCGGCAAGCGGCGCGCCGCCACGGGCGCGGAGGTCGAGAGCGCCAACCGCGGTTCCGGCCGCCGGGCGCTGCCGCAGCAGACCGACCGGATCGATGAGATCAAGTCGAGCGTGCACACCGAGCTGCTCCGCCAGCTCGGTCCGACGCTGTACGCCTCGAACCTCGACCAGAACGAGCTGGACCAGAAGGTCCGCGCCGCGCTGCAGGACGTGCTGTCCGCCCAGGACAAGCCCCTCAGCGCGGTCGAGCGCACCCGTGTCACCACCGAGATCAGCGACGACATCCTCGGCTACGGCCCGATCGAGCCATACCTGCGCGACCCCGAGGTCTCCGAGGTCATGGTCAACGGGCCCGACAACATCTGGCTGGAGCGTTCGGGCAAGTTGGTGCCGGCCGAGGCGACCTTCACCGACGAGGCCCACCTACGGCGCACGATCGACAAGATCGTGTCGCGCATCGGTCGTCGTGTCGACGAGTCCAGCCCGATGGTCGACGCCCGCCTGCCCGACGGCAGCCGCGTCAACGCGGTCGTCCCCCCACTGGCCATCGACGGCTCGGCGCTGACCATCCGCAAGTTCGCCGCCGACCCGTTGACCGTGGCGGACCTGATCCGCTTCGGCTCGCTGAGCGACCGCACGGCCTCCTTCCTCGACGCCTGCGTGCGCGGCCGGCTCAACATCATCGTCTCGGGCAGCACCGGCGCCGGCAAGACCACGACCCTGAACGTGCTGTCGTCGTTCATCCCCGGCGACGAACGCATCCTCACCATCGAGGACGCCGCGGAGCTCCAGCTCAAGCAGGAGCACGTGGTCCGACTCGAGTCGCGCCCGTCCAACATCGAAGGGCGCGGTGAGGTCTCCATCCGCGACCTGGTCAAGAACAGCCTGCGCATGCGGCCCGACCGGATCATCGTCGGTGAGGTCCGTGACTCCTCGGCGCTCGACATGCTTCAAGCGATGAACACCGGTCACGACGGGTCCATCTGCACGCTCCACAGCAACGGGCCACGCGACACCCTGGCCCGCCTCGAGACGATGGTGCTGATGGCGGGCATGGACCTGCCGGTGCGCGCCATCCGCGAGCAGGTGGCCTCTGCGGTGGACCTGATCGTGCACCAGACCCGCTTCAAGGACGGCACCCGCCGGATCACCCACCTCACCGAGGTCGAGCGCATGGAGGGCGACATCATCACCCTCCAGGACGTCTTCGCCTACGACCACTCCGCCGGCTTCGACGCTTCGGGCAACACCTTGGGCCGACTGCGCGCCACCGGGCTCCGCCCGCACTTCCTGGAGAAGATGCAGTATGCCAACGTCACCGTCGACCCGATGCTCTTCGCGATGGACGGGCAGTGATGCGCAGGACTCTGCTCGCGCTCGCCCTCGCGGTTGTCGCCCTCGGCACGGTCGGGGCCCCCGCCGCCCAGGCCGCCGACGAGCTCACCATCGCCCACGTCGAGAACGCCGACGGCACCCTCAGTGTGCTCGTCTCGGTGCCCGTTGACGTGGAGCCCGACCTCGACTCCGCGACCCTGTCGATCGGCGGTGTCGACACCGACGCCAGCGCCGAACTGGCCGCCGCCACCACGACGGTCCGACGCACGACGGTTCTCGCGATCGATACGAGCAACTCCATGAAGGGCCAGCGGTTCACGGCGGCGAAGACGGCCGCCACCGCCTTCCTCGACGTCGTACCCGACGACGTCTATGTCGGCATCGTCACGTTCGACAGCGAGGTGGCGACCCCGCTCCAGCCGACCCTCGACCGCGCTGCCGCCCAGGCCGTGATCGACCAGCTGAGCCTGCGGCTCAAGACCCGGCTGTACGACGGCGTGCTCGCCGGCGTCGAGATGGCCGGCACCGAGGGTCAGCGACAGCTGCTGATCCTCTCCGACGGCGCCGACACGAGTGGCACCGAGCTCTCCGTGGTCACTCAGGCGATCGAGGATGCCCAAGTCCTGACCGACGTGGTCTCCCTCGAGCAGGCAGGAGCAGTCGAGCCGCTCCAGCAGATGGCCGCGGCCGGTGACGGCACCGTCATCAGCGCCGAGTCCGAGCAGCTCGCCGAGGCGTTCTCGGCCGAGGCCGACGTCCTTGCCCGCCAGGTGCTGGTGCAGGGCGCCGTACCCGCGTCGGTGACCGGCAGCGATGCCACCGTGGCGATCTCCCTGGTGGCCGGCGGCCAGACCCTGACGGCCGACATCTTCGCGCCGATCCGCTCCCGCAGTGACGACACCCAGGGCCCTGCGGTGCCGCGCACGGCGCTGGCCGACAAGGCGCTCGAGATCCCGATGTGGGCCGTCTACGGCGGCGTCGGGCTGCTCGGTGTCGGCCTGCTGGGCTTCCTGTGGATCCTGACCCTCTCGATGACCCGCTCCCCCGACCTCACTCCCGAAGCACGCATCGTCCAGTACGCCGACGGCCGGGGCCGCGCACCGAGCCTGACCGACGAGAAGGGTCCGGACCAGGCCCTGTCCCAGGCCAAGGACGTCGCTGCCCAGATGCTCAGCCGCAACAAGTCGCTCGAGGTCCGGATCGCCCGGCGGCTCGACGCGGCGGGCAGCGACTTCAAGCCTGCCGAGTGGTTGCTGCTGCACGGCGGCATCGTCGTCGCTGCCGGCCTGCTCGGCCTGCTCATCGGTGGCGGAAGCCTGGTCAAGGGCATGCTGTTCCTGATGCTCGGCCTGGTGCTGCCGTGGCTGTGGCTCGGCTTCAAGCGCAAGCGCCGCCTCAAGGCCTTCGGCGCGCTTCTGCCCGACACTCTTCAGCTGATGTCCGGCTCGTTGTCGGCCGGGCTCTCGCTGGCCCAGTCGGTGGACACGATCGTGCGCGAGGGCAACGAGCCGATGCGCTCGGAGTTCAAGCGGGTGCTCGTCGAGACCCGCCTCGGTGTCCCGCTCGAGGACGCGCTCGAGGGCATCACCGAGCGGTTCGACAGCAAGGACTTCGCCTGGGTCGTGATGGCCATCAAGATCCAGCGCCAGGTCGGCGGCAATCTCGGTGAGCTGCTGAACACCGTGGCCGGGACCATCCGCGAGCGGGAGTACCTCCGTCGTCAGGTGTCGACGCTCTCTGCCGAGGGCAGGTTGTCCGCGTGGGTGCTGGGGTTGCTGCCTCCGCTCTTCGGGCTGTACCTGTTCCTCACCCAGCCCGACTACTTCGGGGTGATGCTCAGCGACCCCCGGGGCTGGCTGATGATCGGGTTCGCGGCAGCCATGTTGTGCGTGGGCGCCTTCTGGATGAGCCGTCTCGTGAAGGTGGAGGTCTGACATGACGATGCTGCTGATCCTGGGCCTGCTTCTGGTCCTGCTC
This is a stretch of genomic DNA from Nocardioides sp. InS609-2. It encodes these proteins:
- a CDS encoding CpaF family protein is translated as MSSLADRLNAARKRQDGGLGSDESDSEGDFEASDDELAELIIGGPASATIAAPAAPPAPAAVPTTLGKRRAATGAEVESANRGSGRRALPQQTDRIDEIKSSVHTELLRQLGPTLYASNLDQNELDQKVRAALQDVLSAQDKPLSAVERTRVTTEISDDILGYGPIEPYLRDPEVSEVMVNGPDNIWLERSGKLVPAEATFTDEAHLRRTIDKIVSRIGRRVDESSPMVDARLPDGSRVNAVVPPLAIDGSALTIRKFAADPLTVADLIRFGSLSDRTASFLDACVRGRLNIIVSGSTGAGKTTTLNVLSSFIPGDERILTIEDAAELQLKQEHVVRLESRPSNIEGRGEVSIRDLVKNSLRMRPDRIIVGEVRDSSALDMLQAMNTGHDGSICTLHSNGPRDTLARLETMVLMAGMDLPVRAIREQVASAVDLIVHQTRFKDGTRRITHLTEVERMEGDIITLQDVFAYDHSAGFDASGNTLGRLRATGLRPHFLEKMQYANVTVDPMLFAMDGQ
- a CDS encoding type II secretion system F family protein, which codes for MRRTLLALALAVVALGTVGAPAAQAADELTIAHVENADGTLSVLVSVPVDVEPDLDSATLSIGGVDTDASAELAAATTTVRRTTVLAIDTSNSMKGQRFTAAKTAATAFLDVVPDDVYVGIVTFDSEVATPLQPTLDRAAAQAVIDQLSLRLKTRLYDGVLAGVEMAGTEGQRQLLILSDGADTSGTELSVVTQAIEDAQVLTDVVSLEQAGAVEPLQQMAAAGDGTVISAESEQLAEAFSAEADVLARQVLVQGAVPASVTGSDATVAISLVAGGQTLTADIFAPIRSRSDDTQGPAVPRTALADKALEIPMWAVYGGVGLLGVGLLGFLWILTLSMTRSPDLTPEARIVQYADGRGRAPSLTDEKGPDQALSQAKDVAAQMLSRNKSLEVRIARRLDAAGSDFKPAEWLLLHGGIVVAAGLLGLLIGGGSLVKGMLFLMLGLVLPWLWLGFKRKRRLKAFGALLPDTLQLMSGSLSAGLSLAQSVDTIVREGNEPMRSEFKRVLVETRLGVPLEDALEGITERFDSKDFAWVVMAIKIQRQVGGNLGELLNTVAGTIREREYLRRQVSTLSAEGRLSAWVLGLLPPLFGLYLFLTQPDYFGVMLSDPRGWLMIGFAAAMLCVGAFWMSRLVKVEV